The window GATGTCGGGGTACTTGCCGAGACGGATGCATTCCTCGTCCGCCTTGACGTCGAGGATGGTTCCCACGAACAGCGTGTGCAGGCCAATCTCTACAATGTGGGAGAGCGCGCATTCGAGCACTAGCGGAAACTCCGCGACGTAGGGCGCGTCCACGAGTTCGCTCGGGACGGGCGTGAGACCTGCTCGTTCGAACTTGTTTGCGTCTCGGCCCGATGCGATGCCGAAGTAGTCGGCTTCGGTAAGGTGAGCTTCGGACGGTACGTTTACGGTGAACGCCTTGCGTTTGGTGATATTTGAGTGCGTCAGCGTTGCCGCGCGAAGAGAAACCGAGACGCTCGCTGGGTCCGAGCAGCATACGCCCGCCCACGCCGCGGTCATGGCGTTGGGTTTTCCTTCATCGTCGTACGTGCCGATTATCCATACCGGCGTCGGCACGATAAGGGTCTTTGCGCCAAGCGATTTTTTCACGTCAAACTCCTAGTCTTTGCGCTTCCATAGCCACATCTGGCTTTCAACGATTGCGTCCGCAGGTATTATTCCAGTGAAGACGATGCTCGACCCGTCAGGTGAGAATCGCGCTCCCATGACCAAGTCGATTCTTGTCGATCTTATGTCAACAATAGA is drawn from bacterium and contains these coding sequences:
- a CDS encoding flavin reductase family protein — its product is MKKSLGAKTLIVPTPVWIIGTYDDEGKPNAMTAAWAGVCCSDPASVSVSLRAATLTHSNITKRKAFTVNVPSEAHLTEADYFGIASGRDANKFERAGLTPVPSELVDAPYVAEFPLVLECALSHIVEIGLHTLFVGTILDVKADEECIRLGKYPDIEKVKPFVYSPGSSEYHGIGKKIGKGFSAGRKIG